One genomic window of Metopolophium dirhodum isolate CAU chromosome 4, ASM1992520v1, whole genome shotgun sequence includes the following:
- the LOC132943530 gene encoding uncharacterized protein LOC132943530, translating into MGRTKSSVNKYFDYCGPSDKSTCKECSKELQGNHASNLKKHLKQHEELYNDFIDNQSQITYKSNKSQVKIDALLRSSYEVKVNITPKKVIDACVEFVTVNGRPYSILNDSGFKKILNPMLSGFKNKIVLNSTSIRRHVHEECIVLKKQISIEIQNKLMQLLG; encoded by the exons ATGGGTCGTACTAAATCgtcagtaaataaatattttgattactgTGGACCGTCTGATAAATCAACATGCAAAGAATGTTCAAAAGAATTACAA ggTAATCAtgcatcaaatttaaaaaaacatttgaaacaaCACGAGGAATTATATAATGACTTTATAGATAATCAAAGTCAAATTACTTATAAGTCAAATAAATCTCAAGTGAAAATAGATGCACTACTTAGGTCAAGCTATGAAGTTAAAGTAAACATTACCCCAAAAAAAGTAATTGATGCATGTGTGGAATTTGTTACGGTGAATGGCCGTCCTTATAGTATATTGAACGATAGTGGGTTTAAGAAAATACTTAATCCAATGTTAAGcggatttaaaaacaaaatagttctGAATTCAACTTCtatcag GAGGCATGTTCATGAAGAATGTATAGTACTTAAAAAACAGATTTCAATTGAAATACAGAACAAATTGATGCAGTTACTAGGTTAA
- the LOC132943531 gene encoding uncharacterized protein LOC132943531 isoform X2, with protein MEMETLHLGDSTIFTGMRCVAHTLQLAVFDTLKDSNITNILTKVRALVRKLRNQTYIFILKKEGLKMPILDCNTRWHSTFDMLDRTISLKSFIQNM; from the exons ATGGAAATGGAAACATTGCACCTTGGAGATAGCACAATATTCACTG gtaTGCGATGTGTTGCTCATACACTCCAGTTGGCTGTTTTTGATACTTTAAAAGATTCAaacattacaaatatattaactaaagtAAGAGCTTTGGTTCGCAAGTTGAGAAATCAaacttacatatttatattaaaaaaagaaggaTTAAAAATGCCAATTCTTGATTGCAATACACGTTGGCATTCAACATTTGATATGCTGGATAGAACAATTAGTCTTAAAAGTTTTATACAAAACATGTGA
- the LOC132943531 gene encoding uncharacterized protein LOC132943531 isoform X1, whose translation MTNSYAKKFISSMSIREMHIMNNNAFISAIFMDPRYKITLTEEQSMAAINHLINIWIHMKILEKEHEELTMDDKNVDFLSESEKSCNSKSGDEIEEFLKSNFSNESSDQNDLSNSQKSTISTRIETLKILPYRSKQNRKQN comes from the coding sequence ATGACAAATTCTTACGCCAAAAAGTTCATAAGTAGTATGAGTATTAGAGAAATGcacataatgaataataatgcatttatttctGCAATATTTATGGACCCAcgttataaaataactttaactgAAGAACAGTCCATGGCAGCAATAAACCATTTAATCAACATATGGATCCATatgaaaattttagaaaaagaaCATGAAGAATTAACAATGGATGACAAGAATGTTGATTTTTTGTCTGAATCTGAAAAGTCCTGTAATTCAAAATCTGGAGATGAAATTgaagaatttttgaaatctaACTTTTCAAATGAATCATCTGATCAAAACGATTTGAGTAACTCCCAGAAATCTACTATTTCAACACGAATAGAAACTCTTAAAATCTTACCATATCGATCAAAACAGAATCGGAAACAAAACTAA